In Pedobacter heparinus DSM 2366, the following are encoded in one genomic region:
- a CDS encoding glycoside hydrolase family 2 TIM barrel-domain containing protein produces the protein MIRRLLMYLFLLSNVYTSASGQQQPRLQWSINDSWKYLSQGADFAQRPKADDSKWQSVNIPHTWNAKDPFDDDETSRRDISWYRKKVMLDKRFQGKKIYLNFEGAYQVADVYVNGVFAGQHKGGYTAFTFDITHLVKLGDTPTENLIAVQLNNAQDNFIPPLSIGYASYGGIYRDAWLISTNKLHFKMLDHGSPGVFISTPKVDSSRASVNIKGIVSNDDSIERKFEMLHVVYDARQKEVARVSKNYTVAPGKELVFALDASALKNPELWSPDKPYLYTVKSRLIESGQVIDELSNPLGFRWFSFDANKGFSLNGKKLVLKGTNRHQDMKDHGDALSAEDHYRDLKLIKDMGCNFLRLAHYPQAPEVLKLADKLGILIWEEIPLVNYMNPVPEFLKNSKTMIKEMIRQNYNHPSVIIWGSMNEVLLWSEKAERIQVQENAAYVNKVKMYAVKLDSTVRAEDPYRYSTMAMHMGDDYDKYGLSDIPQLASYNIYNGWYSGKSEEFKPTIDNKHRQNPRQVLFISEYGAEADNRVNTEKPQRFDFTGQYQRLYHESYLSQMKQMPYLAGTAIWNQFDFSQPNVGGVSNNMNQKGMVTWDRKPKDSYYLYKANWNAEPMVYIASRDWTHRAGLSGSTATIEVYSNLDEVSLMVNGVSYGAKQPDHVKKMIWKVKLNEGVNDIDARGKSAKGLVNDHLNLNYDVYTENLKNTALPFSQLAVNVGSNAQYLDNSDHIWLEDRPYKTGSFGYIGGSPAMLNIKTVKKNTNDSPLFYTYQDDIKGYRFDVPDGRYELEMCFIESDKIPANERIFEVSVNGDKLIENLDLTAQYGFGVAVRKKYRISVSNGTGLQVIFKAIKGKAVLSGIKLKAAL, from the coding sequence ATGATCCGAAGGCTTTTGATGTATCTGTTTTTATTGAGCAATGTATATACTTCTGCATCCGGGCAGCAACAGCCCAGGTTACAATGGTCCATAAATGACAGCTGGAAATATTTATCCCAGGGGGCAGATTTTGCACAGCGACCAAAAGCTGATGATTCCAAATGGCAATCGGTAAACATTCCCCACACCTGGAATGCAAAAGATCCTTTTGACGATGACGAGACTTCCAGGAGGGACATTAGCTGGTACCGGAAAAAGGTAATGCTTGACAAGCGGTTTCAGGGCAAAAAGATCTATCTGAATTTTGAAGGTGCCTACCAGGTGGCCGATGTATATGTAAATGGGGTATTTGCAGGGCAGCATAAAGGTGGTTATACCGCTTTTACTTTCGATATTACCCACTTGGTTAAGCTGGGCGATACCCCAACAGAAAACCTGATTGCTGTTCAGCTGAACAATGCCCAGGACAACTTTATACCGCCGCTATCTATTGGTTATGCTTCTTATGGAGGTATTTACCGTGATGCCTGGCTCATCAGTACCAATAAACTTCATTTTAAAATGTTGGACCATGGTTCTCCAGGCGTATTTATCAGCACCCCGAAGGTAGACAGCAGCCGTGCCTCGGTTAACATCAAAGGTATCGTAAGCAATGACGACAGTATAGAACGAAAGTTTGAAATGCTGCATGTTGTTTATGATGCCCGGCAAAAAGAAGTAGCCAGAGTAAGTAAAAATTACACTGTTGCTCCTGGCAAAGAACTGGTTTTTGCACTAGATGCCAGTGCACTTAAAAATCCTGAGTTATGGTCGCCCGATAAGCCTTATTTATATACTGTAAAAAGCCGGCTGATAGAAAGTGGCCAGGTGATTGATGAACTAAGCAACCCGCTGGGTTTCCGCTGGTTTAGCTTTGATGCCAATAAGGGTTTTAGTTTAAACGGTAAAAAACTGGTCTTAAAAGGCACCAACCGCCATCAGGACATGAAAGATCATGGTGATGCCCTATCGGCCGAAGACCATTACCGTGATTTAAAGCTGATCAAAGATATGGGCTGTAATTTTTTAAGACTGGCCCATTATCCACAGGCACCTGAAGTATTGAAACTGGCCGATAAACTGGGCATACTGATATGGGAAGAGATTCCGCTGGTAAATTACATGAACCCGGTGCCCGAGTTCCTGAAAAACTCAAAAACAATGATCAAAGAAATGATCAGACAGAATTATAACCATCCATCTGTAATTATATGGGGTTCCATGAATGAAGTGTTGTTGTGGAGCGAGAAAGCGGAACGCATACAGGTACAGGAAAATGCAGCTTATGTAAATAAGGTGAAAATGTATGCGGTAAAGCTGGACAGCACAGTACGGGCAGAAGACCCATACCGGTACAGTACTATGGCGATGCATATGGGAGACGATTATGATAAGTATGGGCTGTCGGACATTCCGCAGCTGGCCAGTTATAATATCTATAACGGTTGGTACAGCGGTAAATCGGAAGAATTTAAACCTACGATAGATAACAAGCACCGGCAAAACCCCAGGCAGGTTTTGTTTATCAGTGAATATGGTGCGGAGGCAGATAACCGGGTCAATACCGAAAAACCGCAACGCTTTGATTTCACAGGACAGTACCAGCGCTTGTACCATGAATCTTATTTAAGCCAGATGAAGCAGATGCCTTACCTTGCCGGAACAGCGATATGGAACCAGTTCGATTTTTCACAGCCTAACGTGGGTGGGGTAAGCAACAACATGAACCAGAAAGGAATGGTAACCTGGGACAGAAAACCTAAAGATTCCTATTATCTTTATAAGGCCAACTGGAATGCTGAACCGATGGTCTATATCGCCTCGCGCGACTGGACGCACAGGGCAGGCCTGTCCGGAAGCACAGCTACCATTGAAGTTTATTCCAATCTGGACGAAGTTAGCCTGATGGTGAACGGTGTATCGTACGGAGCAAAGCAACCAGATCACGTAAAAAAAATGATATGGAAAGTGAAGTTAAATGAAGGTGTAAATGATATTGATGCCAGGGGTAAATCGGCTAAAGGCCTGGTGAACGATCACCTTAACTTGAATTATGATGTTTACACGGAAAACCTTAAAAATACTGCACTGCCTTTCTCACAACTGGCAGTAAATGTGGGTTCTAATGCCCAATATCTGGACAATTCAGATCATATCTGGCTGGAAGACCGGCCTTATAAAACGGGTAGTTTTGGTTATATTGGTGGAAGCCCTGCGATGCTTAACATTAAAACGGTAAAGAAGAATACCAACGACAGTCCGCTTTTCTATACTTACCAGGATGACATCAAGGGCTATCGTTTTGATGTGCCTGACGGAAGGTATGAACTGGAGATGTGTTTTATTGAAAGCGACAAGATCCCGGCAAATGAACGGATTTTTGAAGTATCTGTAAATGGGGATAAGCTGATCGAAAACCTGGACCTAACGGCCCAATATGGTTTTGGTGTTGCCGTAAGGAAAAAATACAGGATCAGTGTAAGCAATGGCACAGGCTTACAGGTGATCTTTAAGGCCATAAAAGGCAAAGCTGTTTTAAGCGGGATTAAATTAAAGGCCGCATTGTAA
- a CDS encoding discoidin domain-containing protein produces MNIKIYLLLFICFACPTVRAQQQNIALHKEVTVSSEAEGHPAGNIVDGKISRSSVWRAAVAKAPHIVEINFNTYYNVNELRIHSGIMDQEKKPDEMSQAAGFWSVKNFKLQYWDDANWTDFPKAEVHENRLTTVVMKFQPAVTTFKIRLVCDDGEPISIMEIEAFGSVAANMPAPPTGNANVLQQKKLTGPQSANIKVTPKVVGKTMKFVGYNQGYYLPGTNVSGWMEYANVNSVRLWAALNAFVPERTVQVDPGITSVEVFDKRKNELRTSPEHNKYLKWDELTPLYDLPDSSSTNAMVYNYALKELKRLGIAVVLQVGSTDFKDTWENKWKQWQRYYALAYHSAKTGDVSMFAMQNEPNHRNAGPMKLDDWIMGMQITSDAIHSAVADVNKKYGKKLEAKFVGPVTAGQNTDWWAAVAKAIRTDYHGKQVDKDLMEIFSTHSYNSPAIGYASRISNIRKIIQEHHPKGASLPIVYTEIGRWMNAYLIDKEETMDDPSLFTEWAGIYSNNMKNAGYGMWAFKFANTASGPYARGIKSGHHYIWQGRRIVEDAYQNLALRKSVKTSNSASNSAVVTDGDKSDASAWVSATEGEKWIEIDLGTVHTLGSSVVYTGSAGGIYTAPDRIKNFKLQYFSQGQWLDIPGTAEKESRYAQIFSIFKQPVNTSKIRFISKDKGNLKVREIKVFAKGDGPSDKADFNVSGIQRTGEVVRLFAKGFKDERNLLQTKVSVNDTDLDTYTSYDAQTGNYYIWLVQRGTFSYKLSVDLSALNLAAGTPVTAETVNALNYGEVTHNISLPASQTFNFELAPQSVVLLTIPSAKLVKTTVYPVADASVAGGKNALLSNGTAKQLAVQLDAAVPENNQVAYLYFNLSKNNLATAKKIIVGLSGATDQNKRPYRLHVYGIPGPKWEQQQLNWSNAPLLDQKEALIKGVGEKAFVAGELAFNGKEQYHQLDITGMVKKHVKEGLTLVLIRETRQLGDDEDKGRKVRINSMESVNKPKLEIWHETSK; encoded by the coding sequence ATGAATATTAAAATATACCTGTTGCTGTTTATTTGTTTTGCTTGCCCCACTGTTAGGGCGCAGCAGCAAAATATTGCCTTACATAAAGAAGTTACCGTATCTTCTGAAGCTGAGGGGCATCCTGCCGGGAATATCGTAGATGGTAAGATATCCCGGTCATCGGTTTGGCGGGCAGCTGTTGCCAAAGCACCGCATATTGTTGAAATCAATTTCAATACCTACTATAATGTGAATGAGCTGCGGATACATAGTGGTATTATGGACCAGGAAAAGAAGCCGGATGAAATGAGCCAGGCCGCTGGTTTCTGGTCGGTAAAGAACTTTAAGCTGCAATACTGGGATGATGCCAACTGGACAGATTTCCCGAAGGCTGAGGTACATGAAAACAGATTGACCACTGTTGTGATGAAGTTTCAGCCAGCAGTAACTACTTTTAAGATCCGTTTGGTATGTGACGATGGAGAGCCCATCAGTATTATGGAAATAGAGGCCTTTGGCTCGGTTGCAGCCAACATGCCGGCACCACCAACCGGCAATGCCAATGTGCTGCAGCAAAAGAAATTAACAGGCCCCCAAAGCGCCAACATTAAAGTTACACCGAAAGTTGTGGGCAAAACCATGAAGTTTGTAGGCTATAACCAGGGCTATTATTTGCCAGGTACAAATGTCTCGGGCTGGATGGAATATGCCAATGTAAACAGTGTTCGCCTTTGGGCAGCTTTGAATGCTTTTGTACCAGAAAGAACCGTGCAGGTTGATCCGGGTATAACCTCGGTTGAAGTGTTTGACAAAAGAAAAAATGAACTGCGTACCAGCCCTGAGCACAATAAATACCTGAAATGGGATGAGCTGACACCACTATATGACCTTCCGGACTCATCCTCTACCAATGCCATGGTATACAATTATGCTTTAAAAGAATTGAAACGTTTGGGCATTGCCGTGGTTTTGCAGGTGGGGAGTACCGATTTTAAAGATACCTGGGAAAATAAATGGAAGCAATGGCAGCGGTATTATGCCCTGGCTTACCATTCGGCAAAAACCGGGGATGTAAGCATGTTTGCGATGCAGAATGAACCAAATCACAGAAACGCCGGTCCTATGAAGCTGGACGACTGGATCATGGGGATGCAGATCACTTCCGATGCCATACACAGCGCCGTAGCCGACGTGAATAAAAAGTATGGCAAAAAGCTGGAGGCAAAATTTGTAGGGCCGGTAACTGCCGGTCAGAATACAGACTGGTGGGCGGCCGTAGCTAAAGCCATCCGTACAGATTACCATGGCAAACAGGTGGATAAGGACCTGATGGAGATTTTTTCTACCCATTCTTATAACTCGCCGGCCATAGGCTATGCGTCCAGGATCAGCAATATCCGTAAAATTATACAGGAACACCATCCAAAGGGAGCTTCACTGCCCATTGTATATACCGAAATCGGCCGCTGGATGAACGCTTACCTGATTGATAAGGAAGAGACCATGGACGATCCCTCATTATTTACAGAATGGGCGGGCATTTATTCCAACAACATGAAAAATGCAGGTTATGGGATGTGGGCATTTAAGTTTGCCAATACAGCAAGCGGCCCTTATGCAAGGGGTATCAAATCGGGACACCATTACATCTGGCAGGGCAGGCGTATTGTGGAAGATGCCTATCAAAACCTGGCGCTGCGGAAGTCGGTTAAAACCAGCAACTCAGCAAGCAACTCAGCAGTAGTTACCGATGGTGACAAATCCGATGCCTCGGCCTGGGTATCAGCTACCGAGGGTGAAAAATGGATAGAGATAGATCTTGGAACTGTACATACCCTAGGCAGTTCGGTAGTCTACACCGGTTCTGCAGGAGGGATATATACTGCGCCAGACCGCATAAAAAACTTTAAACTACAATATTTTAGTCAGGGACAATGGCTGGACATTCCCGGTACAGCAGAAAAAGAAAGCAGGTATGCTCAGATTTTCAGTATTTTTAAACAGCCGGTAAATACCAGCAAAATCCGTTTTATAAGCAAGGATAAAGGCAACCTGAAAGTAAGGGAAATCAAAGTATTTGCCAAAGGTGATGGTCCTTCCGATAAAGCTGATTTTAATGTTTCAGGTATTCAGCGTACCGGAGAGGTGGTACGCCTGTTTGCAAAAGGCTTTAAAGATGAGCGTAACCTGCTGCAAACCAAAGTTTCTGTAAACGATACTGACCTGGATACCTATACGTCTTATGATGCGCAAACCGGCAATTATTATATATGGCTGGTTCAGCGCGGTACCTTTAGTTATAAGCTGTCTGTAGACCTTTCTGCATTAAACCTTGCCGCAGGTACTCCGGTTACTGCAGAGACCGTAAACGCTTTAAATTATGGTGAAGTAACCCATAACATCAGTCTGCCAGCCAGCCAGACATTTAATTTTGAACTGGCACCGCAAAGTGTGGTACTACTGACTATCCCATCGGCTAAATTGGTTAAGACTACCGTATATCCGGTTGCGGATGCCAGTGTAGCGGGTGGTAAAAATGCATTGCTCAGTAATGGTACAGCAAAGCAGCTTGCGGTGCAGCTTGACGCTGCTGTGCCGGAAAATAACCAGGTCGCTTACCTGTACTTTAACCTCTCCAAAAATAACCTGGCCACTGCAAAAAAAATCATTGTGGGACTAAGTGGGGCAACTGATCAGAATAAAAGACCATATCGTTTGCATGTTTACGGAATTCCGGGGCCAAAATGGGAGCAGCAACAATTAAACTGGTCAAATGCGCCATTGCTGGACCAGAAAGAAGCCCTTATTAAGGGTGTGGGGGAAAAAGCCTTTGTTGCTGGCGAGCTGGCTTTTAACGGAAAGGAGCAATACCATCAGCTGGACATTACCGGCATGGTCAAAAAACATGTTAAAGAGGGCCTTACACTCGTACTGATACGGGAAACCAGGCAACTAGGTGATGATGAGGATAAGGGCAGGAAAGTAAGAATCAATTCGATGGAGTCGGTAAACAAGCCCAAACTGGAAATCTGGCATGAAACCTCAAAATAA
- a CDS encoding glycoside hydrolase family 2 TIM barrel-domain containing protein, translating into MMKRALLLSFLFLIQISFSTAQSAYQLTPFTGVDYVRVVVSSAFKTAPDNTFKLLISSPKDGKVLWQGPVKATTAVNEGNNHLAFTVSNLKPVLWTPHNPFLYNVTLQQYSGKTLKAELKERAGFRSFERRKGNLYLNGKPIFLRGIAINPPGRGIPDELETSRAFALDYVKYMKSINVNIIRIPDEEAWFDVCDELGMMVFGGNYSGKVAAGEKVKDQEKVGDETDGGFPKDHDKGVAWYENEKLGAIAHHPSLMVYAMTNETPFKGSRADAWEKFLDYAFGKLKKWDETRVYIANAGYGYGKTGDILDIHRYWGWYYSSPFTFLHIRDHAKIVPYPKKEDMPITFTECVGNYTGPDGRYNLTPQHKNPSSQLAWTGHERQDLQAQLADEHQSFTLRQATESFRQLRSVNPDLSGVFPFTILFYNWNTIEKFADMKPKPVTDQVKISYQPVLLSWECWTPNVYAGAEINPVAHISNDDNDFKDLKNAKLVYQIRDKAYSIVFSDSVNIGDIPYYSTAKKKLSIRLPKDLNSGKYELTGKIISAGKQVSYNYYKLFIADDNFTKAVVPIESVESSVLLYDKEGKTRKSLAALGLKFNSIGSFGKLPEKGVLIIGENAADQELAGNATAIRNFINGGGRVVALRQDSLRMINLNQLAIHKLVNRNVDIDDPVYPVSSKSPRNGYYVNAERPNHPLFAGITRENMRIWSDYTNWDETKAGLPAIKPVTDGFVLENKEDVANTAILANYSSGLQGIAIAEQFMGNGSLLLCGLDISNRTSVDPVAARIMLNMVSYAASATGHEQHQLISSPIVWGEYETEKGIVVDAYSGFLVNATPRVPPNYLGKGIVVTKEGYQLAGGNRSGFNTRPGIQYVANGRRPFGPYVQSFGGQPLPDKDSTEGVGSFWCRIPQGQNLATSVAWNPAKEPVQLKIKVNDLAEVNKTIPAGAKIAIETPVNAEVVKMTYSGDRRVVILETAFSKKN; encoded by the coding sequence ATGATGAAAAGAGCCCTTTTACTTAGTTTTTTATTTCTTATCCAGATCAGTTTTTCAACTGCGCAGTCTGCCTATCAGCTTACACCTTTTACCGGGGTAGATTATGTAAGGGTAGTGGTAAGCAGTGCATTTAAAACTGCTCCGGACAATACTTTTAAACTGCTCATCAGCTCGCCTAAAGATGGTAAGGTACTTTGGCAGGGGCCTGTTAAGGCTACAACAGCTGTAAATGAAGGCAATAACCACCTGGCCTTTACTGTAAGCAATTTAAAGCCGGTTTTATGGACACCCCATAACCCTTTTTTATATAATGTTACTTTGCAGCAATACAGTGGCAAAACCTTAAAAGCTGAGTTGAAAGAACGTGCAGGTTTCAGAAGTTTTGAGCGTCGCAAAGGCAACCTGTATCTGAACGGCAAGCCCATCTTTTTGAGGGGTATAGCCATTAATCCACCGGGCAGGGGAATTCCTGATGAACTGGAAACCAGCAGGGCTTTTGCGCTCGATTACGTGAAGTATATGAAAAGCATCAATGTCAACATCATCCGTATCCCGGATGAAGAAGCCTGGTTTGATGTCTGCGATGAATTGGGTATGATGGTGTTTGGCGGAAACTACAGCGGTAAGGTCGCAGCCGGCGAAAAGGTGAAAGACCAGGAAAAAGTGGGCGATGAAACCGACGGTGGTTTTCCTAAAGACCATGACAAAGGTGTAGCCTGGTACGAAAATGAAAAATTGGGTGCCATTGCGCACCATCCGAGTTTAATGGTGTATGCCATGACCAATGAAACACCTTTTAAGGGCAGCAGGGCTGATGCCTGGGAGAAATTTTTGGATTATGCTTTTGGCAAACTTAAAAAATGGGATGAAACCCGTGTATACATTGCCAATGCCGGCTATGGCTATGGTAAAACAGGTGATATCCTGGACATTCACCGGTACTGGGGCTGGTATTACAGTTCACCCTTTACCTTTTTGCACATCCGCGACCATGCCAAAATTGTCCCTTATCCTAAAAAGGAAGATATGCCCATTACGTTTACAGAATGCGTGGGCAATTATACAGGGCCCGATGGACGGTACAACCTGACCCCTCAGCATAAAAACCCAAGTTCGCAGCTGGCCTGGACAGGGCATGAGCGACAGGATCTGCAGGCGCAGCTAGCCGATGAACACCAGAGCTTTACTTTAAGGCAGGCAACAGAGTCTTTCCGACAGCTCCGGTCTGTAAATCCAGACCTGAGCGGGGTATTCCCTTTCACTATCCTTTTTTACAACTGGAATACCATTGAAAAGTTTGCCGATATGAAACCCAAGCCGGTTACCGATCAGGTAAAGATCAGCTATCAGCCGGTATTGCTGAGCTGGGAATGCTGGACACCTAATGTGTATGCCGGTGCAGAAATTAACCCTGTTGCACACATCAGCAATGACGACAATGATTTTAAAGACCTTAAAAATGCAAAGCTGGTTTACCAGATCAGGGACAAAGCCTATTCCATTGTATTTTCTGATAGTGTGAACATCGGGGATATCCCTTATTACAGTACGGCTAAAAAGAAACTCAGCATCCGGCTTCCTAAAGACCTTAATTCTGGAAAATATGAATTGACCGGTAAAATTATCTCTGCAGGCAAACAGGTATCCTACAATTATTATAAGCTTTTTATAGCCGACGATAATTTTACAAAAGCTGTGGTACCAATTGAGAGCGTTGAGAGCAGTGTATTGCTGTATGATAAAGAAGGAAAGACCAGGAAATCTTTAGCCGCTTTGGGACTGAAATTTAACAGCATCGGTTCCTTTGGCAAACTGCCTGAAAAGGGGGTGCTGATCATCGGCGAAAATGCCGCCGATCAGGAACTGGCAGGTAATGCAACAGCCATCCGGAATTTTATAAATGGCGGGGGCAGGGTAGTTGCTTTGCGGCAGGACAGCCTGCGGATGATCAACTTAAACCAGCTGGCCATCCATAAACTGGTAAACAGGAATGTAGATATTGATGATCCGGTATATCCTGTTTCCTCAAAATCGCCCCGCAATGGGTATTACGTTAATGCAGAAAGACCGAACCATCCTTTATTTGCAGGCATTACCCGTGAAAACATGCGCATCTGGTCTGATTACACCAATTGGGACGAAACAAAGGCCGGGCTGCCTGCCATCAAGCCCGTTACGGATGGTTTTGTTTTGGAGAACAAAGAGGATGTGGCGAATACGGCTATCCTGGCCAATTACAGTTCTGGTTTACAGGGTATTGCCATTGCCGAACAGTTTATGGGCAATGGAAGCCTGCTGCTTTGTGGCCTGGACATTTCAAACCGGACCTCAGTAGATCCGGTAGCGGCAAGGATAATGCTCAATATGGTCAGTTATGCTGCTTCGGCTACTGGTCATGAACAACATCAGCTGATCAGTAGTCCGATTGTATGGGGAGAGTATGAAACGGAAAAAGGGATCGTGGTGGATGCTTACAGTGGGTTTCTGGTAAATGCAACCCCGCGTGTACCACCAAATTACCTGGGTAAAGGTATTGTGGTGACCAAAGAAGGGTACCAGCTGGCAGGCGGCAACCGTTCGGGCTTCAATACCCGTCCGGGTATACAATATGTGGCCAACGGCCGCCGTCCTTTCGGGCCGTATGTACAAAGCTTTGGCGGACAGCCCCTGCCAGATAAAGACAGTACCGAAGGGGTTGGGAGTTTCTGGTGCCGCATTCCGCAAGGGCAGAACCTGGCTACATCTGTAGCATGGAACCCGGCCAAAGAACCAGTACAGCTTAAAATAAAAGTGAACGACCTGGCAGAAGTGAATAAAACCATTCCAGCAGGTGCTAAAATAGCCATTGAAACACCTGTAAATGCTGAGGTGGTAAAGATGACCTATTCGGGTGACCGCCGTGTGGTTATCCTTGAAACTGCATTTAGTAAAAAGAATTAA
- a CDS encoding DUF2264 domain-containing protein → MYKKLLIVLICASPQWLWAQKNAAVPDGLAQRAYEVTILTRIADPVLIALSKNQLKSTMPVEAKVAKDRVYSTYLEAFGRLLAGMSPWLELGPDNTEEGKLRKKYIDLAVACIKNATDPKAADFLNFKEGRQPLVDAAFFAQALIRAPKQLWANLDSQTRKNVLDALRSSRVIQPSYTNWLMFSATVEAALQKYDNSGDKMRLDYAIKEHLLWYKGDGVYGDGPNFHWDYYNSFVIQPMLVDVLKVLKEAKQDPKNYYELILGRAQRWAAIQERLISPEGTYPPIGRSLTYRFGAFQALAQMSLMKTLPKPLTPGQVRYALYTVIKKQIEAPGTFDKDGWLRIGLYGHQPNLGENYISTGSLYLCSQGLLALGLPPADPYWQDANADWTARKAWNGEMIEIDHAYTDPKEN, encoded by the coding sequence ATGTATAAAAAATTATTAATCGTATTAATTTGTGCCAGCCCGCAATGGTTATGGGCACAGAAAAATGCTGCTGTACCTGACGGACTGGCGCAGCGTGCCTACGAGGTTACGATACTTACGCGTATTGCCGATCCTGTACTGATTGCCTTAAGCAAAAACCAGCTTAAAAGTACCATGCCTGTAGAAGCCAAAGTGGCTAAAGACCGGGTGTACAGTACTTACCTGGAAGCTTTTGGCCGCCTGCTTGCAGGCATGTCACCCTGGCTTGAGCTTGGGCCCGATAATACAGAAGAAGGTAAACTGCGCAAAAAATACATTGACCTGGCAGTTGCCTGCATTAAAAATGCAACAGACCCGAAAGCAGCCGATTTTCTGAATTTCAAAGAGGGCCGTCAGCCCCTGGTAGATGCTGCATTTTTTGCGCAAGCCCTTATCCGCGCACCTAAACAGTTATGGGCTAATCTGGACTCGCAAACACGTAAAAACGTATTGGATGCTTTAAGGTCGAGCCGGGTAATCCAACCTTCTTATACCAACTGGCTAATGTTTAGCGCTACTGTAGAAGCTGCCTTGCAGAAATACGACAATTCGGGTGATAAAATGCGCCTGGATTATGCCATTAAAGAACACCTGCTCTGGTATAAAGGAGATGGGGTATATGGCGATGGCCCTAATTTTCACTGGGATTACTACAACAGTTTTGTGATCCAGCCCATGCTGGTGGATGTACTTAAAGTCCTTAAGGAAGCCAAGCAGGATCCCAAAAACTATTATGAGCTGATCCTGGGCCGCGCACAGCGCTGGGCAGCCATACAGGAACGCCTGATCTCGCCTGAAGGTACTTATCCGCCGATAGGCAGGTCATTAACCTACCGTTTTGGCGCCTTTCAGGCACTTGCCCAGATGTCGCTCATGAAAACCTTACCAAAACCGCTAACACCCGGGCAGGTACGCTATGCACTTTATACGGTGATTAAAAAACAGATTGAGGCGCCGGGAACATTCGATAAGGATGGCTGGTTAAGAATAGGACTTTACGGGCACCAGCCTAACCTGGGCGAGAACTACATCTCTACAGGCAGCCTTTATTTATGTTCACAGGGATTGCTTGCCCTGGGTTTGCCACCAGCTGATCCTTACTGGCAGGATGCCAATGCCGACTGGACCGCCCGCAAAGCGTGGAATGGCGAAATGATAGAAATAGACCATGCCTATACTGATCCAAAAGAAAATTAA
- a CDS encoding glycoside hydrolase family 88 protein, with product MKTTNSILITALILGTTAGTGIAQKLNYKPKADLVKLIDRNLKDGAAQYKVLMKNVPADSLPETFENNRSKSTTPKSWVSGFYPGTLFYLYEGTKDKALYEAGLAKLPIMEPIKYIDSHDIGFMMYCSFGNANHIKPSAAYKDILLTSAQSLSKRFNPIVGCTMSWGSKPGEFRVIIDNMMNLELLMWATKVSGDSSYAKIAISHANTTMKNHFRPDYSSYHLVNYNPATGGINKKQTVQGYADESAWARGQGWGLYGYTMMYRETKDPKYLEQAKHIAEFILNNPNLPKDKVPYWDFSAPDIPNAYRDASAGAIYASALIELAGYVDAVAAKKYLDVAETIIRTLSSDRFKAAYRENGGFILKHSVGHLPKPAMIDVPLTYADYYFVEAMLRYKDLGKK from the coding sequence ATGAAGACCACTAACAGCATTTTAATAACCGCACTTATTTTGGGTACAACTGCCGGTACCGGCATTGCCCAGAAATTAAACTATAAACCTAAGGCAGACCTGGTAAAACTAATCGACAGGAACCTGAAAGATGGTGCAGCCCAGTATAAAGTATTGATGAAAAATGTACCTGCCGATAGTTTACCTGAAACCTTTGAAAATAACAGATCAAAAAGTACTACGCCCAAAAGCTGGGTAAGTGGTTTTTACCCGGGTACTTTATTTTACCTGTATGAAGGTACAAAGGACAAGGCATTGTATGAGGCCGGTCTGGCCAAACTACCGATTATGGAACCTATAAAATACATCGATTCGCATGACATAGGATTTATGATGTATTGCAGTTTTGGCAATGCCAATCACATTAAACCCAGCGCTGCATACAAGGACATCCTGCTAACCAGTGCCCAAAGCTTAAGTAAACGCTTTAACCCTATAGTAGGCTGCACCATGTCATGGGGATCAAAGCCGGGAGAATTCAGGGTGATCATCGACAATATGATGAACCTGGAACTGCTCATGTGGGCCACAAAAGTGAGCGGCGATTCTTCTTATGCAAAAATTGCCATCAGTCACGCCAATACCACCATGAAAAATCATTTCAGGCCAGATTATAGTTCTTATCACCTTGTAAACTACAATCCGGCAACAGGAGGTATCAATAAAAAGCAAACTGTTCAGGGCTATGCTGATGAGTCGGCCTGGGCAAGAGGGCAGGGCTGGGGTTTATATGGGTATACCATGATGTATCGTGAAACCAAAGACCCTAAGTATTTGGAACAGGCCAAACACATTGCTGAATTTATTTTGAACAATCCAAACTTACCAAAAGATAAAGTGCCTTATTGGGATTTTAGTGCACCTGATATCCCTAATGCTTATCGCGATGCTTCTGCAGGTGCCATTTATGCTTCAGCCTTAATTGAACTTGCCGGTTATGTGGATGCGGTAGCGGCAAAAAAATACCTTGATGTAGCGGAAACCATTATCCGTACCCTATCCAGCGATAGGTTTAAAGCTGCTTACCGAGAAAACGGGGGCTTTATTTTAAAGCACAGTGTGGGGCACCTGCCTAAGCCCGCCATGATAGATGTGCCGCTCACCTATGCCGATTATTATTTTGTAGAGGCCATGCTGCGCTATAAAGACCTGGGTAAAAAATGA